CGTTCATTAATTTTTCATATTGTTCGGCAATGATCTGCCAGCGGATGTGAAGACCGCAGCTTCCGTCGCAATCATTCAGCCCCAGAAAACATCGTTTAAAATCATCCATTTTCATGAAAAGATTAACGATGTCATAGAGCTTGATCTGGGACGCCGGCCGGGCCAGGGAAACGCCGCCGTTTCGGCCCCGCAACGCCATGACCAGTCCGCCCTGAACCAGGCGGTTTAGAATTTTAGATAGAAAATTTTTCGGAATTTTCATCTCGTCGGCAATCAGGGAAGACAGAACGGGCGAACTGTCTTTCTGTCTGGCAAGAAAT
This genomic interval from Desulfobacterales bacterium contains the following:
- a CDS encoding Rrf2 family transcriptional regulator, with the protein product MLNQTAIYALRAMGFLARQKDSSPVLSSLIADEMKIPKNFLSKILNRLVQGGLVMALRGRNGGVSLARPASQIKLYDIVNLFMKMDDFKRCFLGLNDCDGSCGLHIRWQIIAEQYEKLMNETTVEQLI